TCACGGAGTGGCCGATGAGCAAACCGGCCTCTTCTCCCCGCCGCTGGCCCGACCTGCTGATTGCGGTATTGGTGGTGGTTCTGCTCGGCGGCTTTGCGGCCCTGCTGCTGCAACAAAACCGCTTGGCCACGGCCAGCCCGCCTGCCGTGCCCACGGCCCCCGGCACGACCGGAGACACCTCCCCGGCTGCGGACACCACCGCGACCGCCCCGCTGCCAGATGCGGCAACCCCGGACACCACGGCCTCCGAACCGGCGGCTGCCGACACCACCGCTCCTGACACCGCCAGTGTTCCGGCAGCTCCCACGATCACCCCCGCCGCGCCCAGCACGGCCCAGACGCCGGACAGCGCGGCTCCCGCGCCGAGCGCCACGTCCGGTGGCGAGACGGCCAGCGACGTCACGCTGGCTCCCGCACCGGCGCCAGACACCGCCGGAACCACGGAAGCTCCCGTGATCACCGCCACGCCGGTGGTCCCCGAGGCGGCTGCGACGGATACCCCCGCCGCCGACACGACCAGCACCGACGCGACGGCTGCCGACGGTCAGACTCCGGCCAGCGATACCACCACCGCCGCGCCTGCTCCCCGCAGCGGCGGCGCCGTGGCCACCAGCGAAAGCCGGGTCCCGCTGCGCAGCGATTACCGCATCAGCCTGGGCACCTTCGGCAGCGAGGGCACTGCCCTCAGCCGCACGGCTCCGGTCAGCTCGCTGGGATACACGGTCTATCCCATTGACGTGGGTGAACAGGTGGTGGCGCAGATTGGCCCCTTCGCCGACGAGGCCACCGCCCGGCAGGCGCTCAGCGACGTGCAGCGGGCGTATCCCGGCGCGCTGCTGTACCCGCCGCGCAACCGTCCGGCCAGCAGCACGCCGGCCCCCACTGCCACCCCAGCGCCGGCGACCTCCACTCCTTCCACCCCGGTGCCCGCTGCGGCGGCCCCAGCCCCCAACGGTCCGGTCTACCTGCAGGTCGGGGCCTTCGACCGGGTCGAGAGCGCGCAGAAGCTGGTCGAGCAGCTGCGTGACCTGGGCTACGTGCCCACCGTGAACGCCCCCGAGGGACGTAAGGTGACGGTGGCGGTAGGGCCCTACACCGGCGACGCCCTCACCCGCACCGAGAACCGGCTGGACGCCAACAACCTGGATCACTTCCGGGTGCGCTGATGTCCGAGATCCCCACCGCCGCCATCAGCCGGCTGGTCACCTACCTGCGCATTCTGGAACAGCTTGAAGGGCAGGAGATCGCCCGCACCAGCAGCACCGATCTGGCCGAGCGCGCGGGGGTAAGCGCCTTCCAGGTCCGCAAGGATCTGGCTTATTTTGGGCGCTTCGGAACGCGGGGCATGGGGTACACCGTGGCCCTGCTCAAGCGGGAACTGGTGCGTGTGCTGGGCCTCAACCAGACCTGGAACGTCGTCATCGTCGGCGTGGGCCGGCTGGGACAGGCCATCGCCAACTATCCGGGGGCCAGCGATTACCAGTTTCAGTACGTGGGCCTGTTCGATGTCAGTCCCGAGCTGGTGGGGCGGCAGGTGCGGCAATTGACGGTGCGCCACATAGACGAGCTCAAGGACTTCGTGCGGGACAACAAGGTGGACATGGGGTTTCTGGCCGTGCCACCCGAGCGTGCCCAGGACGCCGCGCAGGCGCTGGTGGACGCCGGGGTACGCGGCATCCTGAACTTTGCTCCGGTGGTCATCGGGCCGCGTCTGCCCGAAGGCCGCCCCTCTGAGGGCAGTGGACAGCAAGAAATTGGTGATGAATGGCGTGCTGTAATCGTCGAGAACGTCGATTTCCTGGCTGGGATGAAGCGGCTCGCCTTCTACATCCGCAATCCCCTCTTGAAAGACCCCACTGGTCCAGAAACCCCCGCTTAGGCAAGCAAGCACCTCAATTCCTCGGTGTTTGTCTGCAAGGTGATGCTCCCCTTCCAGCCGTACATCTTTGCAACACCCAGAACGCCGCACCCCTCCTGTCTGCAATCAGGGCGTGCGGCGTCCTTATACGTTCCTCGGGCAATGGTCGGTTTCAGGCTGGAGCCGCTTGGCTGATGCGAACTTTCAGCAAGAAAGTGGTAATGAATGCCGTGCTGTAATCGCCGGGAACGTCGGTTTTCTGGCCAGCACAAAGCAGCTGGCCTTCTACAGGCTCCACTGTTCAGTGAAAGATCCGTCCCGGAGGACCCCGCATGAAGAAACTCTCCCTACTCGCCCTCCCCCTTATTCTTGCAGCGTGCGGTGAAACCGGTGTGAATGTCGGTCAGGGCTTCGGCATGACGGCCGCTCTGAATGGCACTGAAGTCAGTGCCGACGTCGTCAACGTCTATTCGAAAAATGCTGACGGAACACGCGGCGCGTACGTAGGCAGTGAGGTCAAGGCATACAAGTCTACTCAGGGCAACCTGAACTTCCAGGTGCAGGCCGCCAGCCTGGGACTGACGATCACCTCGGCCAAGATCGTGTACACGGATGCATCCGGTACTCCATTTGCCGCACCATCCAACGTCTTCAACATCTCTATGATCCTTAAAGTTCCCGAAGGGTACGTCTGCCCCAGTAACGCTGCAAGCTGCACCTACACCGATAAAACAGCCACGCCAGTCACGTTTGGCGAGCCGGGTGCAAACCTGTATCTGCTAAGCGAACAGGCCGCTATTGCTGCCGCTGACAGCTGCGTGGATGGCTCCGCGGCCCTTGCGCCCGGTCAGGGGGGCTGTGCTGAAGTCCGCATGAACATCACCCTGAGCGGCCAGGACACCCTCGGCACCATCCGTACCGTCACCATTCCCCAGGCACAGGTCCGCGTTTACATCGCCACCGTTACCGAAGAGGTCCGCTGAATGAAAATTGTTCCCCGCAACCCCATTCTTCTCCTTCTGACCGGAACCCTCGTCGCCTGTGGTGGCGGCAGCACCCCCAGCACCCCTGGGAACAACGCGCCCACTGTGAATATTAAGGCCGGTGGCCGCGCCATTACCCCTGATACCTATCTGCCCAGCCGCGGCCGCCTGGACGTCAGCGTCTCCGACCCGGATATCGGCGGCAGCATCAAGAAGGTCAGCTATTCCATTGACAATGGTGCCAAGATCGAATTGACCCCTGCGGCGTCCATTACACTCCCTCTTCCGGCCCTGACCGGCGGACAGCATGAGGTGGCCGTGGAAGCCACGGACAACGCCGGCGCCGTGACGACCATTAAGGCCCCCTTCCTCATTGACGCAGCCGCACCCACCCTGAACACCATGAATCTGAACGGCCAAGTTGCTGCAGAGACCGCCACCTTGACCGTCGGTGACGCCGCTCTGCTCAGCGTTACGGCGCAGGATACCCGCGGCGATACCGAGAATACCCCCGGTCCCGTGATCATCCGTGTGCTGGAAAGTGGCACGCTCGTCAAATCCGTCAGTGGCAGCACCATGACAGTGGACCTGACCAAAGCGCCCAGCAACACGGCCCGCACTGCCGGAACTGTAATCTTCACCGTTGAAGCGCAAGACAGCGTAGGCTTCGTGACCAGCCGCAACATTGCCGTGACCTTCAATGCCGCCAGCACTGGCGACAACGGAGGCGTGACCGCGCCCACCTTCACGTGGCTGAGCCCCGCCAGCGACTTCGTGAAAGGAGGTGGCAGCGTCACTCTGCGGGCCACCGCCACCCGCAACGGCCAGGACCTGAGCAGCCAGATCATCTACACCGCCACCTGCGGCACCATCGCTGGGAACATCTGGACCCTGGGGGCCGACTGCGCCGATGGCAGCAAGCAGAGCGTCACCGCCACCGTCACCGACGGCGGCCGCAGCTTCAGCAGCCCTGCCAAGGTCATCACGGTGGACGCCAGCGACCCCACCGTGCAGATCATCAGCCCCCAGCAGGGCCAGAGCTTCACGCAGAATCCCATCAAGATCAGCGTCACCGGTACCGACGCCGTCAGCGGATTGGACCGCATTCTCGTGGAAGCGAGCAAGGACGGCATCAGCTACACGCAGGTGGGGGTCGTCACGGCGGCCAGCGGCGACGTTACCTGGGCCCCCATGAGCGGCACGTACACCCTGCGCGCCACCGCTACCGACAAGACCGGCCGCACCAGCACCACCACCCTGAGCGGCATCAAGGTCAACCTGACCAGCAGTGACGCGACACCCCCCACCGGGAATATCAATGCTCCTGCTGGCGACATCAAAGGCCAAGTTGCGCTGACGGTGACGGCCTTCGACACCACGACCGTCACAGATGCGGCCAGTGGCGTTGCCACGGTTAGCCTGTACATTGATGGTCTGCTGAGCGGAACCCAGACCACCGGGGTAAACAGGACATACACTTTCCCGACCGACACCACCAAGCTCAGCGAAGGGAATCACGTGGTCAAGGCAGTGATCACCGATAACGCCGGGAACACGTTCACGACCTCCGAAGCGATTGTACGCGTGAACAACGCTGCCCCCACCGTCACCATCAGCAACCCCGCCAATGGCGCGCTGCTGGGCAGCACCAGCGACGCTACCGTGAAAGCAACGGCAACCGACACGACTCCCAGCGACACCGTCACACGGGAGTACAGCGTTGACGGCAGCGCATTCACGGCCACCGTGCCCACCCTGCCCAAGACGGACGGCACACACACTGTCACGGTGCGCGCCACCGACACAGCTGGCAACACCGGCACCGCCACCTCCACCTACACGTACGACGGCACCGCCCCGACCGTGCAGATCACCAGCCCCACCCAGGGCCAGATGTTCACCAGCACCCCGGTGACCATCAACGTGATCGGCCAGGACAGTGGCACTGGCGTCGCCAGCGTCAAGGTGTACGCGAACGACGGCAGTGGCGAAGAACTGATTGGTACGCTCGGCGGAAACGGCAGCGTCACCTGGTTCCCCCGCAAGACGGACGGTACCCCTTACATCATCACAGCGCGAGCCACCGACCGGGCCGGTAACGCCAGCGCCGACGCAACTGTGAGCGGCGTAAAGGTTCAGACGGCGAGCACCGTGACCATCGCCAACGATCCGAGCATCACGGTGCCCAGCGCGAATCCCAAGGGCGCCAAGTTCACCGATTCCGGCCTTGCCTACGTTCGCGGTCCTCTGGTGGTCAGCGCCACGGCCACCACCACCGCCCCCAGCTTCAGTCTGGCTGACCTGCAGGTTGACGGTCAGACGCGCAGCAGTCTCACGGCACCTGCTGCTCAGCCGACATTCAACTTCGACTTCGACACGTTGAACGAGGGCCTGCACGACGTCGGTGTTCGCTTCACTGACTCGCTGGGCACGGTGGGTATTGCCAAAACCACCGTGTTCGTCGACAAGACCGCGCCCGTCATCACCTGGAATACCCCCAGCCTGACAAAGGCAGCCGTCGACCTGAACGCCACGGCAATTGACGCCGCCTCAAGCGCCAATGTGACCATCCCAGTCACGTATAGCGAGAACGGGAAATCCGTCGCAGGCCCGATTACCGGCGACGGTCAGCACACTGTGACTGCCAACGCTGTCGATAACGTCGGCAACGTCGGCACCCGCACCGTGACCTTCACGATCGACTCCACAGACCCGGATATCGTTCCAGCCCTCCCGGATGACCAGACCAATCCACAGCAGTTCACCACTGCGCCCATCACGTTGGCGGCCACGGCTACGGACGCAACCACCAGCGTCACGAGCATCGAGGTGCTCGTGGGCTTGCAGGGCCAGACACTCACGACCCTCGGTCGGCAGAACGGATCTTCATACAGCGCCGTGTTCACCCCATCAGTCGCTGGCGACTACACCGTGCAGTACATCGCCCGTGACGCAGCAGGCAACAGCAGCACCGTCAAGCGGAACTTCCGGTACTCCGCACCCGTCGAGAAGGCTCCAGATCCCAAGCTCTCCGTAGTTGGAGGCGCACCCTACAGCGGCAACATGAGTGTGAACGTCTCGGGGAACTATGACAGCCTGAGTCAGGTTGACCGGACGATTCTGCAGATCACGGATGCCAAGGGAATCATCGATAATTCGACATACGTGACCACACAGTCACAGGCGACCTTCAGCATTGACACGACAAAACTGGCCAACGGGATTGCCAAACTGTCCCTGATCGCGTACACGAAGTCAGGTCTCCGGAGCATCAGCCCAGTGACTGAAGCTGAAATCAAGAACGTCCTCAAACCTGTCCTGGCGATTGCGGCACCCTCTGACGGAGCTGCGGTCACCACGCCCAGCGTGCCGGTCAGGGTCACGCTGACCCGGAGCGGCGACACGAACTTTACCTTCACGCCCGCCACTGTCAACGTCGATCTCATGGATTACCGCGGTCAGCTCATCCAGCAGAAAGTCGTTTCCTGCGCTGCGAGCGTTGACGCCGCCACCTATACCTGTGACACCACCTTCGACATTGCCAGCCTGCCTGCCGATACCTACACCGTGCGCGCTTCTGCTCAGGTAACTGTCGAGGGGACGGTCCAGCCCCTGAGCGTCATCAGTCGCTTCACCTCGAACACGGTCAGCGTGAATCCGCCCGCTGCGACCATCAGCTTCCCCACTGCGGTCACCCTGACCGGCGGCACCCGTGTTCCGGCCAGGATCGACAGCGGTTCGGGCTTCTTCGCCACCGTCAGTGATAACACCAGCATTCAGTACGTCGAGGCGCGGATCGTGGGGCCTTACGCTGAAGGGAACATCGAGACGGACGGCACCCGCCAGTGCCAGGCCAGCGGAAGCATCGTCAGTGGCGAGAGTGAGCTCAATATCCTTGTGTTGAACATTCCCGGTGCGGCCCTGCTGCCTTACCAGACCCAGGATGTCTTCGTTCCGAAACTCGATATTGACGGCTCCACCTACGTGCCGGACAGCAAGACTGGGCAACGTTACGATCTGCGCGTGACCACGGCCGATGCGGAGGGCAACCGGAATATTCAGTGCGTTCCGGTCAAAGTGGAACGCGGCCTGACGCGTCCCGGATACACGGTTTCCACGTCCACCAGCCCGGATGCGCCCAGCCCGACACCGGGTGAACTGACCTTCACCAGTGGCGTCTGGACGCTGAACAACGTACCGGCGAACTCCCGCGTAATTGCGGTGTACTTCGCCAACGGCAAGCAGGTGGGCACCGACTTCTTCGCGAAGACATCCGGGGCACCCATCAGAGTGTCGCAGAATTTCTCGGATGTCGGCACCTACTCGGTTTCCTGGTTGATCGAGGACATGTCGACGACGGCGGGTGGCTCTACGGGCGTGGTGACCAGTCAGTCCGGCGGCTTCATCAACGTGGCCCGTAACCCGAAATAACACCTCAGCAGAAGCGCTCCCCACCCAAAAGGTGGGGAGCGCTTCTGCTATCCGTATCAGAACTTGATGGTGTACTCCGCAAAGCCGTCGTCACGCGTCTTGAGGAGCGTGGCTCCAGCCGGAGCAAATTTCTGGGCGTTGGGGCT
This DNA window, taken from Deinococcus aerophilus, encodes the following:
- a CDS encoding beta strand repeat-containing protein, which produces MKIVPRNPILLLLTGTLVACGGGSTPSTPGNNAPTVNIKAGGRAITPDTYLPSRGRLDVSVSDPDIGGSIKKVSYSIDNGAKIELTPAASITLPLPALTGGQHEVAVEATDNAGAVTTIKAPFLIDAAAPTLNTMNLNGQVAAETATLTVGDAALLSVTAQDTRGDTENTPGPVIIRVLESGTLVKSVSGSTMTVDLTKAPSNTARTAGTVIFTVEAQDSVGFVTSRNIAVTFNAASTGDNGGVTAPTFTWLSPASDFVKGGGSVTLRATATRNGQDLSSQIIYTATCGTIAGNIWTLGADCADGSKQSVTATVTDGGRSFSSPAKVITVDASDPTVQIISPQQGQSFTQNPIKISVTGTDAVSGLDRILVEASKDGISYTQVGVVTAASGDVTWAPMSGTYTLRATATDKTGRTSTTTLSGIKVNLTSSDATPPTGNINAPAGDIKGQVALTVTAFDTTTVTDAASGVATVSLYIDGLLSGTQTTGVNRTYTFPTDTTKLSEGNHVVKAVITDNAGNTFTTSEAIVRVNNAAPTVTISNPANGALLGSTSDATVKATATDTTPSDTVTREYSVDGSAFTATVPTLPKTDGTHTVTVRATDTAGNTGTATSTYTYDGTAPTVQITSPTQGQMFTSTPVTINVIGQDSGTGVASVKVYANDGSGEELIGTLGGNGSVTWFPRKTDGTPYIITARATDRAGNASADATVSGVKVQTASTVTIANDPSITVPSANPKGAKFTDSGLAYVRGPLVVSATATTTAPSFSLADLQVDGQTRSSLTAPAAQPTFNFDFDTLNEGLHDVGVRFTDSLGTVGIAKTTVFVDKTAPVITWNTPSLTKAAVDLNATAIDAASSANVTIPVTYSENGKSVAGPITGDGQHTVTANAVDNVGNVGTRTVTFTIDSTDPDIVPALPDDQTNPQQFTTAPITLAATATDATTSVTSIEVLVGLQGQTLTTLGRQNGSSYSAVFTPSVAGDYTVQYIARDAAGNSSTVKRNFRYSAPVEKAPDPKLSVVGGAPYSGNMSVNVSGNYDSLSQVDRTILQITDAKGIIDNSTYVTTQSQATFSIDTTKLANGIAKLSLIAYTKSGLRSISPVTEAEIKNVLKPVLAIAAPSDGAAVTTPSVPVRVTLTRSGDTNFTFTPATVNVDLMDYRGQLIQQKVVSCAASVDAATYTCDTTFDIASLPADTYTVRASAQVTVEGTVQPLSVISRFTSNTVSVNPPAATISFPTAVTLTGGTRVPARIDSGSGFFATVSDNTSIQYVEARIVGPYAEGNIETDGTRQCQASGSIVSGESELNILVLNIPGAALLPYQTQDVFVPKLDIDGSTYVPDSKTGQRYDLRVTTADAEGNRNIQCVPVKVERGLTRPGYTVSTSTSPDAPSPTPGELTFTSGVWTLNNVPANSRVIAVYFANGKQVGTDFFAKTSGAPIRVSQNFSDVGTYSVSWLIEDMSTTAGGSTGVVTSQSGGFINVARNPK
- a CDS encoding redox-sensing transcriptional repressor Rex, with protein sequence MSEIPTAAISRLVTYLRILEQLEGQEIARTSSTDLAERAGVSAFQVRKDLAYFGRFGTRGMGYTVALLKRELVRVLGLNQTWNVVIVGVGRLGQAIANYPGASDYQFQYVGLFDVSPELVGRQVRQLTVRHIDELKDFVRDNKVDMGFLAVPPERAQDAAQALVDAGVRGILNFAPVVIGPRLPEGRPSEGSGQQEIGDEWRAVIVENVDFLAGMKRLAFYIRNPLLKDPTGPETPA
- a CDS encoding SPOR domain-containing protein — protein: MSKPASSPRRWPDLLIAVLVVVLLGGFAALLLQQNRLATASPPAVPTAPGTTGDTSPAADTTATAPLPDAATPDTTASEPAAADTTAPDTASVPAAPTITPAAPSTAQTPDSAAPAPSATSGGETASDVTLAPAPAPDTAGTTEAPVITATPVVPEAAATDTPAADTTSTDATAADGQTPASDTTTAAPAPRSGGAVATSESRVPLRSDYRISLGTFGSEGTALSRTAPVSSLGYTVYPIDVGEQVVAQIGPFADEATARQALSDVQRAYPGALLYPPRNRPASSTPAPTATPAPATSTPSTPVPAAAAPAPNGPVYLQVGAFDRVESAQKLVEQLRDLGYVPTVNAPEGRKVTVAVGPYTGDALTRTENRLDANNLDHFRVR